One genomic window of Sphingobacterium oryzagri includes the following:
- a CDS encoding alpha/beta fold hydrolase yields the protein MAERLVKSNKIRIGDISISYYIKKGKATASKTIIFLHGFPFNKNMWREQLDALPDDVTGVAVDIRGHGNSTAGHGYFSIDVFAKDLRVLLDKLEIDQAILCGISMGGYIALRAYELFPEKIVGLVLCDTHSKADSNAAKQKRFDSIQAVLNHGRRPFAIGFVENVFAPQTLEGKPETVELIKRSIRRNSISTICATLLALASRTDTSESLYQITVPVLLLRGAQDKITAKQDMQDMADAIPSNNFVEIEHAGHLPNLDDPIQFNRLLLAFVEEL from the coding sequence ATGGCGGAACGCTTAGTAAAAAGCAACAAAATTCGAATCGGTGATATCAGTATTTCGTACTATATTAAAAAAGGCAAGGCAACAGCATCAAAAACCATCATATTTCTTCACGGGTTTCCCTTCAATAAAAATATGTGGCGCGAGCAACTCGATGCGCTGCCAGACGACGTTACCGGTGTTGCTGTAGACATTCGTGGTCATGGTAATAGCACAGCTGGCCATGGTTATTTTTCCATCGATGTGTTTGCGAAAGATTTACGCGTGTTATTAGATAAACTGGAGATCGATCAAGCGATTCTGTGCGGTATATCCATGGGCGGCTACATCGCCTTGCGCGCCTATGAATTGTTTCCCGAAAAAATTGTCGGCTTGGTACTCTGTGACACGCACAGCAAAGCCGATAGCAATGCCGCTAAACAGAAGCGTTTTGACAGCATACAGGCAGTGCTCAACCATGGTCGTCGTCCTTTCGCGATCGGTTTCGTAGAAAATGTTTTTGCGCCGCAAACTTTGGAGGGCAAACCAGAAACAGTCGAACTGATAAAAAGAAGTATTCGAAGAAACAGTATTAGCACGATTTGCGCTACCTTACTTGCGCTCGCCTCGCGTACCGATACCAGCGAATCGCTTTACCAGATAACAGTGCCCGTCTTGCTACTACGCGGCGCACAAGATAAGATTACGGCAAAACAGGACATGCAAGATATGGCCGATGCGATTCCATCAAACAACTTTGTAGAGATCGAACATGCGGGTCATTTGCCCAATTTGGACGATCCAATACAATTTAACAGGTTACTTCTAGCGTTTGTTGAGGAGCTGTAA
- a CDS encoding adenylate kinase, translated as MLNLVLFGPPGAGKGTQSEKLIEKYQLVHISTGDIFRAHIKGQTDLGKQVSQIIADGNLVPDSITIAMLEEEIKKNPAAKGFIFDGFPRTVAQAEALDAFLASIDQQISGVVALDVTEEELTQRIAKRQEISGRADDAADKLKKRIEEYFSKTIHVLPYYEAQGKLAKVDGIGEIDTIFQSLTSIIDQY; from the coding sequence ATGCTAAACCTTGTCTTATTCGGTCCTCCAGGTGCTGGTAAGGGTACTCAGTCAGAAAAACTTATCGAAAAATATCAATTAGTACATATTTCTACAGGAGATATCTTCCGTGCACACATCAAGGGCCAGACAGATCTAGGTAAACAGGTTAGCCAAATCATTGCAGATGGAAACCTGGTGCCTGATTCTATTACGATTGCCATGTTGGAAGAGGAAATCAAGAAAAACCCAGCTGCTAAAGGCTTTATTTTCGATGGTTTTCCACGCACAGTGGCTCAAGCAGAGGCTTTAGATGCTTTTTTAGCAAGCATCGATCAGCAGATTTCTGGTGTTGTAGCCTTGGATGTAACAGAAGAAGAGTTGACACAACGTATCGCTAAACGTCAGGAGATTTCAGGTCGTGCTGATGACGCCGCTGATAAGTTGAAAAAACGCATTGAAGAGTATTTCAGTAAAACGATTCACGTGTTGCCTTACTACGAAGCGCAAGGTAAATTGGCAAAAGTAGATGGCATTGGTGAGATCGATACAATTTTCCAATCGTTGACTTCGATCATCGATCAATATTAA
- a CDS encoding NADH:flavin oxidoreductase, with protein sequence MNVDVLFNPFSYKKLLLKNRIVMAPMTRAQSAAGIPTDEIAQYYARRAGADVGLILSEGTVIDRPASKNMLNIPDFYGTEALQGWKTVIDGVHEQGGKMAPQIWHVGDTRSSEEYPTVPMEAAATMRLEDIQDTIAKFAASAKAARDLGFDALEIHGAHGYLIDQFFWEVTNTRSDEYGGKTIKERSRFAIDVVKAIRKAVGEDFTIIMRLSQWKQQDYTSRLAGSPTEMEDWLLPLKEAGVDIFHCSQRRFWEPEFDGSDLNFAGWAKKITGQPTITVGSVGLQADFMSSFAGQGSVKTDLNELIRRLEREDFDLVAVGRALLSDYAWVTKVKEGRTAEIADFSADSLAVLY encoded by the coding sequence ATGAACGTAGACGTATTATTTAATCCGTTTTCTTACAAAAAATTACTGTTGAAAAACAGAATTGTTATGGCGCCCATGACCCGTGCACAATCTGCTGCGGGCATACCTACCGACGAAATTGCCCAATATTACGCAAGAAGAGCCGGTGCCGATGTGGGTTTGATTTTATCGGAAGGTACGGTAATAGACCGGCCGGCTTCTAAAAATATGCTAAATATACCTGACTTTTATGGTACGGAGGCATTGCAGGGCTGGAAGACAGTGATCGATGGTGTGCATGAACAAGGTGGAAAGATGGCGCCACAAATATGGCACGTTGGTGATACGCGAAGTTCGGAAGAATATCCTACGGTGCCTATGGAAGCCGCTGCTACCATGCGTCTGGAAGATATCCAGGATACCATTGCGAAGTTTGCTGCCTCGGCCAAAGCTGCGCGAGATTTGGGTTTTGACGCGTTAGAGATTCACGGCGCACATGGTTATCTTATCGATCAGTTTTTCTGGGAAGTGACCAATACGCGTTCTGACGAATATGGTGGGAAAACGATAAAAGAGCGTAGCCGTTTTGCGATCGATGTGGTCAAGGCCATTCGCAAGGCTGTAGGCGAAGATTTTACGATCATCATGCGTTTATCACAGTGGAAACAACAGGACTACACGAGTCGCTTAGCTGGCTCGCCTACAGAAATGGAAGATTGGCTTTTACCGTTGAAAGAAGCGGGAGTTGATATTTTTCATTGTTCGCAACGTCGATTTTGGGAACCAGAGTTTGATGGGTCTGACTTAAATTTTGCAGGCTGGGCAAAGAAAATCACCGGACAGCCGACAATCACCGTTGGCTCCGTCGGTTTACAGGCTGATTTTATGAGTTCGTTTGCAGGGCAGGGCAGTGTGAAAACTGATTTAAACGAGTTAATTCGTCGATTAGAGCGCGAAGATTTTGACTTGGTTGCTGTAGGCAGAGCGTTATTAAGCGACTATGCTTGGGTTACGAAAGTGAAAGAAGGGCGCACGGCGGAGATTGCGGACTTTTCGGCCGACAGTTTAGCTGTATTATACTAA
- a CDS encoding winged helix-turn-helix transcriptional regulator, with product MDKHKKDTHRCPLGKAMSTLGNKWKPVIVMVLADRCLRFGEIALQISIISRKVLTDQLREMEEDALLIREEFKEMPPRVEYKLTEKGLALLPILRLLENWEREYENR from the coding sequence ATGGACAAGCACAAAAAAGATACCCATCGCTGCCCATTGGGCAAAGCGATGTCTACACTCGGCAATAAATGGAAACCTGTTATCGTCATGGTATTAGCCGATCGTTGTCTTCGGTTTGGGGAAATTGCATTGCAGATTTCCATTATCTCGCGCAAAGTACTGACCGATCAATTACGGGAAATGGAAGAAGATGCGTTGCTGATACGCGAAGAATTTAAAGAGATGCCGCCACGGGTTGAATACAAGCTTACCGAAAAAGGTCTTGCACTGCTGCCTATCTTAAGGCTTTTGGAGAACTGGGAAAGAGAATATGAAAACAGGTAG